Proteins co-encoded in one Lates calcarifer isolate ASB-BC8 linkage group LG17, TLL_Latcal_v3, whole genome shotgun sequence genomic window:
- the gadd45ab gene encoding growth arrest and DNA-damage-inducible, alpha, b, producing the protein MCNMTFEESSGDNSSERMESVAKALEEVLSSALPQGCITVGVYEAAKSLNADPDNVVLCLLATDDEEDVALQIHFTLIQAFCCENDINILRVSNLRRLAEILGGVKPGGEPMDLHCVLVTNPQSSLWKDPALSKVNRFCRDSRCLDQWVPVINLPDR; encoded by the exons ATGTGCAATATGACTTTTGAAGAAAGCAGTGGAGATAATTCTTCAGAAAG GATGGAATCGGTGGCTAAAGCATTAGAGGAGGTCCTGAGCTCTGCATTGCCTCAGGGTTGCATCACTGTTGGAGTCTATGAGGCAGCAAAGTCACTAAATGC gGACCCAGACAATGTGGTGTTGTGTCTGCTGGCCACAGACGATGAGGAGGATGTGGCTCTCCAGATTCATTTCACCTTAATCCAGGCATTTTGCTGTGAGAATGACATCAACATCCTGCGTGTGAGCAACTTGAGGCGCCTTGCAGAAATCCTTGGTGGAGTGAAACCTGGAGGGGAGCCCATGGACCTGCACTGTGTTCTTGTTACG AATCCTCAGTCATCACTGTGGAAGGACCCTGCACTGAGCAAAGTGAACAGATTCTGCAGAGACAGTCGCTGTTTGGATCAATGGGTGCCTGTTATCAACCTGCCCGACCGATGA